The Struthio camelus isolate bStrCam1 chromosome 5, bStrCam1.hap1, whole genome shotgun sequence genome has a segment encoding these proteins:
- the SLC39A9 gene encoding zinc transporter ZIP9 isoform X1 → MRRVRPGRGSAVSWRWQLASEVAAGSGGRREPADWDWTESSEMDDFHSICLLSLAMLVACYVAGIIPLAVNFSEERLKLVTVLGAGLLCGTALAVIVPEGVHALYEDILEGKHHPASEVQRVMESEKVAEIPVVHEYGHDHSRLHAYIGVSLVLGFVFMLLVDQIGSSHVHSTDDPEAARSGNSKITTTLGLVVHAAADGVALGAAASTSQTSVQLIVFVAIMLHKAPAAFGLVSFLMHAGLERNRIRKHLLVFALAAPVMSMVTYLGLSKSSKEALSEVNATGVAMLFSAGTFLYVATVHVLPEVGGIAHSHKPESTGGKGLSRLEVAALVLGCLIPLVLSIGHHH, encoded by the exons ATGCGACGGGTGCGCCCCGGAAGAGGAAGTGCTGTGTCGTGGAGGTGGCAGTTGGCCTCCGAGGTGGCGGCGGGGTCTGGTGGGCGCAGGGAGCCCGCGGACTG GGACTGGACAGAAAGCAGCGAAATGGATGATTTCCACTCCATCTGCCTGCTGTCTCTGGCCATGCTGGTTGCCTGTTATGTGGCAGGGATTATCCCTCTGGCAGTTAATTTTTCAGAG GAAAGGTTAAAGTTGGTGACTGTTTTGGGTGCTGGGCTGCTGTGTGGAACTGCCTTGGCTGTCATTGTGCCGGAAGGAGTACATGCACTTTACGaagacattttggagg GGAAACATCACCCGGCGAGTGAGGTGCAGCGTGTGATGGAGTCTGAGAAGGTAGCAGAAATCCCGGTTGTGCATGAGTATGGCCATGACCATTCCAGATTGCATGCCTACATTGGTGTTTCCCTTGTCCTCGGCTTTGTCTTCATGCTGTTGGTGGACCAGATAGGCAGCTCTCATGTGCACTCTACAGATG ATCCAGAAGCTGCAAGATCGGGCAATTCTAAAATCACCACAACTTTGGGATTAGTCGTCCATGCTGCAG CTGATGGTGTTGCATTGGGTGCAGCAGCTTCTACTTCCCAGACTAGTGTGCAGTTAATAGTGTTTGTTGCGATTATGTTGCACAAG GCACCAGCTGCCTTTGGCCTTGTTTCCTTCCTGATGCATGCTGGGCTGGAACGGAATCGAATCAGAAAGCACTTGCTGGTCTTTGCGTTGGCAGCACCTGTTATGTCCATGGTGACATACTTAGGGCTAAGCAAG agCAGCAAAGAAGCCCTTTCAGAAGTCAATGCCACCGGAGTTGCTATGCTTTTTTCTGCTGGAACTTTTCTCTATGTTGCAACAGTTCATGTCCTCCCAGAAGTGGGAGGAATTGCTCACAGCCACAAACCTGAATCAACTGGAGGAAAAGGACTCAGCCGTCTGGAGGTGGCAGCCCTAGTCTTAGGATGCCTAATTCCTCTAGTTTTGTCCATTGGACACCATCACTAA
- the SLC39A9 gene encoding zinc transporter ZIP9 isoform X2: protein MDDFHSICLLSLAMLVACYVAGIIPLAVNFSEERLKLVTVLGAGLLCGTALAVIVPEGVHALYEDILEGKHHPASEVQRVMESEKVAEIPVVHEYGHDHSRLHAYIGVSLVLGFVFMLLVDQIGSSHVHSTDDPEAARSGNSKITTTLGLVVHAAADGVALGAAASTSQTSVQLIVFVAIMLHKAPAAFGLVSFLMHAGLERNRIRKHLLVFALAAPVMSMVTYLGLSKSSKEALSEVNATGVAMLFSAGTFLYVATVHVLPEVGGIAHSHKPESTGGKGLSRLEVAALVLGCLIPLVLSIGHHH from the exons ATGGATGATTTCCACTCCATCTGCCTGCTGTCTCTGGCCATGCTGGTTGCCTGTTATGTGGCAGGGATTATCCCTCTGGCAGTTAATTTTTCAGAG GAAAGGTTAAAGTTGGTGACTGTTTTGGGTGCTGGGCTGCTGTGTGGAACTGCCTTGGCTGTCATTGTGCCGGAAGGAGTACATGCACTTTACGaagacattttggagg GGAAACATCACCCGGCGAGTGAGGTGCAGCGTGTGATGGAGTCTGAGAAGGTAGCAGAAATCCCGGTTGTGCATGAGTATGGCCATGACCATTCCAGATTGCATGCCTACATTGGTGTTTCCCTTGTCCTCGGCTTTGTCTTCATGCTGTTGGTGGACCAGATAGGCAGCTCTCATGTGCACTCTACAGATG ATCCAGAAGCTGCAAGATCGGGCAATTCTAAAATCACCACAACTTTGGGATTAGTCGTCCATGCTGCAG CTGATGGTGTTGCATTGGGTGCAGCAGCTTCTACTTCCCAGACTAGTGTGCAGTTAATAGTGTTTGTTGCGATTATGTTGCACAAG GCACCAGCTGCCTTTGGCCTTGTTTCCTTCCTGATGCATGCTGGGCTGGAACGGAATCGAATCAGAAAGCACTTGCTGGTCTTTGCGTTGGCAGCACCTGTTATGTCCATGGTGACATACTTAGGGCTAAGCAAG agCAGCAAAGAAGCCCTTTCAGAAGTCAATGCCACCGGAGTTGCTATGCTTTTTTCTGCTGGAACTTTTCTCTATGTTGCAACAGTTCATGTCCTCCCAGAAGTGGGAGGAATTGCTCACAGCCACAAACCTGAATCAACTGGAGGAAAAGGACTCAGCCGTCTGGAGGTGGCAGCCCTAGTCTTAGGATGCCTAATTCCTCTAGTTTTGTCCATTGGACACCATCACTAA